In the Oryza glaberrima chromosome 6, OglaRS2, whole genome shotgun sequence genome, one interval contains:
- the LOC127778126 gene encoding GPI-anchored protein LLG1-like, translating to MADLNLVFLFFLLSPPILSDGVLQVMGTSMNRRSLLQAKGACPVSFENQNYTTITSKCKSPWPADLCCPALNEFACNFSQYINDESTNCADSMFIYLNAHGNYPAGLFSNECAVLDCNGSNSTIGTNQTANGSGARGAKDISEMYSLVTTLIVSGLAVLLFY from the exons ATGGCTGATCTGAACCTTGTGTTCTTGTTCTTCCTCTTGTCTCCTCCCATCTTATCTg ATGGGGTGCTTCAGGTGATGGGAACATCGATGAATAGGAGGAGCTTGCTTCAGGCCAAGGGTG cctgCCCTGTGAGCTTTGAGAACCAGAACTACACGACCATCACGAGCAAGTGCAAATCGCCATGGCCTGCCGACCTCTGCTGCCCAGCTTTGAACGAGTTCGCGTGCAATTTCAGCCAATATATCAACGACGAAAGCACCAACTGCGCAGACTCGATGTTCATCTACCTCAACGCCCATGGAAACTATCCAGCTGGCCTGTTTTCCAACGAGTGCGCAGTGCTTGACTGCAACGGTAGCAATAGCACCATTGGTACTAACCAAACTGCTAATGGAAGCGGCGCCCGAGGGGCTAAAGACATATCAGAGATGTACTCACTTGTGACGACCTTAATTGTATCTGGACTCGCAGTGTTATTGTTCTACTGA